GTCGTGTTGAGGAGACGGAGCACAATCAACTCATCTTGGATACGCCGTTAGGACGTTTTGAATACTGATGTCAATGGCAGAAGGACTTGATATACTCAAACGGACAGAAGGTCTGAAGGAAAGGTTCGCCGAGGTCACGACGATGATCTCGGATCCTGATGTGATCTCTGATAGGGCGAGGTTCGAAAAGCTCAGTCGTGAGTACAAAGACTTGGAAGCGATCGTCGTCACGACAGATAGGTATAGGTCACTTTTGGATCAGCTCCAAGAAAATAGAGAACTCCTATCTTCAGAAAAAGATGAGGACATGGTAGGATTTATCAAAGAAGAGATATCCTCGATTGAAGATGAGATCCCTCACCTTGAAGAAGAAATAAAGCTACTCCTCGTCCCCAAGGATCCCGAAGACAGCAAAAACACCATCATCGAGATACGTGGGGGCACGGGAGGCGATGAGGCCGCACTCTTTGCGGGAGATCTGTACAAGATGTATGTACGTTACTGCGAATCTCGTGGATGGAGATGCACGACAACATCAATGAGTGAAGGAACTTTGGGAGGATTTAAGGAGATTGTTTTCACTGTCGAAGGGGAAGGTGTCTATGGCACACTCAAGTATGAGTCCGGGGTGCATCGTGTGCAACGAGTGCCGCAGACAGAGACCCAAGGGCGTGTACACACCTCGGCTGCCACAGTGGCTGTATTGCCCGAGGCAGACGAGTTTGAGGTAGACATCAAGGAGTCTGACATACGTATAGACCTTTTTTGCAGTTCCGGAGCCGGAGGTCAGTCCGTCAATACGACCTACTCTGCCGTTCGGTTGGTACACATACCCACCGGGATTGTCGTGCAAAGCCAAGACGAGCGATCTCAGTTGAAGAATAAGGCCAAGGCCATGACCGAACTACGGACACGCATCTACAACCTTGAACATCAGAAGTATCTGGACGAGATAGCCTCCAAGCGCAAGACCATGGTCTCGACGGGTGACAGGTCGGCTAAAATACGTACCTACAACTATCCTCAAGGGCGTGTCACCGATCATCGTATCAACCTCACTCTGTATCAACTCAGCGATATCATTGGAGGTAATATACAACCTCTCATAGATGCCCTCACAGTGGCTGAAAATGCAGAGCGTTTGAAGTCTGCAGAACTCTAATAACCTAACCCCAAAAGTTATGCATAAGATCATATTTGTAACAGGAGGGCAACGCTCGGGTAAAAGTGCTTTTGCACAAAACCTTGCAGAAAGTCTTTCGGCTCATCGGATTTATCTCGCAACCGCAAGGCACTGGGATGCAGACTTCGACAAGCGTATCAGATTGCATCAAGAAGCAAGGGGGAGTGGCTGGGAGACACTGGAGGAAGAAAAGTATCTCAGCAGGAACGATCTGTCGGGTAAAGTCGTTCTACTCGACTGTATAACACTCTGGCTGACAAATATTTATCACGACAACGAATACAAGATGCAACCCACCCTGTCGGAAGCTAAAGAAGAGTGGAACAAGTTCATCGAACAAGACTTCACCCTCATCGTGGTGAGCAATGAAATCGGCATGGGGCTACACCCCATAGATGAATCCACACGTCACTTTGCCGACATACATGGGTGGATCAATCAGCATGTGGCATCATCCGCCGATGAGGTCTATCTGACCGTCTCAGGCATACCCGTAAAGATCAAATAATGAGTTATTAAATACCCTCTTTGATGAAAACATTTGACGAACAACTCTGGGAAAAAATCAATACTCGCACCAAACCTTTGGGCTCTTTGGGCAAATTGGAACAGATTGCCTTCAAAATAGGTAAGATACAACAAACCCTTTCGCCAGGGCTACGCAACCCGGCAATGCTTGTCTTTGCTGCAGACCATGGCATAGCAGACGAAGGTGTCAGTCCCTGCCCTAAAGAGATCACGTGGCAGATGGTGCAAAACTTCGTCAACGGAGGTGCCGGTATCAGTGTGTTCTGCAAGCAACACAACATCCACCTGAGAGTAATCGATGGCGGTGTGGACTATGACTTCCCCGAAGAGCTCAATGTAGAGAGCTGTAAACTGGCAAGAGGTACACGCAACATGAGATACGAACCGGCGATGACCATAGAACTCTGTCAAACAGCGATGAACAAGGGAGCTGAGTATGTCCGTCAAGAGTACGAAAGAGGATGCAATGTCATTGGCTTTGGAGAGATGGGCATCGGCAATACCTCTCCGGCCTCACTTCTTCTGCATAAGTTTGTGGGTACTCCTCTCGACGTCGCAGTCGGGAGAGGAGCCGGTCTTACCGATGATGGTCTGAAGCATAAATACAACATCCTCAAAGAAGTCTCAGAAAAGTATAACCCTCAGACACCTCTTGAAACCCTTGCCACTTTCGGAGGTATAGAGATCGCTATGATATGTGGCGCAGTCCTTGAAGCCAAACGACTCAATATGTTGATCATAGCCGATGGTTTTATCACCTCATCCGGCTTCTTGGCAGCCTATGAGATGCAGCCAGATATCTTGGACAATGTCATCTTCAGCCATGCTTCAAAAGAACCGGGACATAAATCCATGGTCGAGTACATGAAGGGTGACCCTATCTTACACTTGGATCTCAGACTAGGTGAAGGGACAGGAGTTGCTATCGCTTACCCCATCATACAGTCAGCACTTGTCTTCCTCAACGAGATGGCGAGCTTTGACGAAACCGGAGTTTTTGAGGTCGAGAAACATAGGTAATCTCATCCAAAAACGTCTGAATAAAAAGTATTTCACCCTAAATATTTTTGAAAAAAAGTATCAAATCGAGATAAATATTTCGGCTTTGTCCGACAAGCGACAGAATTCGTTCTATCACGGAACAGAAAAAATTCTGTCGGGGCACAGACGAGGCTCCACTCTACAACACGAACCAATAGATTGCCGTTGATCAATCTTTCCTTCAACAAACACTGACAACCGCGATGCGTAAGGCTCCAAAGTATCTTCTCGTAGGTCGAAACCAGCTGAATTTGCTTCGACACGCCTTCCTTTTTTACAGCAGAATACCTATAGGAAAGGTAGACTATTCGGACGAAAACCTGATTAAGGCTTTTCGTTACTTCCCTCTCGTAGGGATTGTGGTGGGAGGCATTTCGGCATTGGTATATGTATTGTCTGATCTCGTCTTACCACAGTATGTCAGCATACTATTCGGTATCATTGCGGGCGTCGTCATGACGGGTGCTCTTCACGAGGATGGGCTGTCGGACTTCTTCGATGCTTTCGGAGGTGCTCATGACAAAGAAAAAGCCTTGGAGATCATGAAGGACAGCCATATAGGAGCTTATGGTGTGTTGTCTCTCATCATGATTTTTCTTACGAAGTACAGCCTCCTTCTATCCATCCCTTCGACTTATATCCCTTGGATATTCATAGCCTCGGGAGCTTCGGCTCGCCTGATGTCAATCATAACCTCAAGGCTCTCGACCTACGCGAGGAATGAAAATCAACGGAGCAAGTCACTACATCTACGTATAGGGATAGACAATGTCACCACCGCTATCGCCACCCTCTTTGCCATAGCCCCTTTGGCACTGCTGCCTTGGCAAGTCTCAGCTGTCGCCGTGCCAATATACACAATCATATTGTTTGTGATGAAATGGTACACAGAGCGACGTATAGGAGGATATACGGGAGATACGCTGGGAGCTCTCGAGCAGTTTTGCGAAGTCGCTTTTTATCTCTCTGCAAGCGTAACGCTTGGTATATTCCCCTGAGCTGTCCATGCCCCTCACCCTACTACGTCATACTCAAGTAGCCGTACCTCAAGGCGTCTGCTATGGTCAAATGGATGTAGCCCTGCGTACATCCTACACGGAAGAATGGGCAGAAATATCTTCACGCCTTGGCAAAGGGTTATTTACAAAGGTATATTCAAGTCCGTTGTCAAGATGTAAGCTCCTTGCTGATCATCTGAGTCCGGAAGTCATAGAAGACTCAAGATTGATAGAACTCAACTTCGGGGTCTGGGAGGGATGGACGTGGGATCAAATCTTCGAGACAAAGGAAGGGAAAGAGTGGTTCGACGACTACATAAATACATCCACGCCAGACGGAGAATCTTACAAGGCTCTCGTGGAGCGTGTACGTGATTTCATCGCAGACTTGCCACGAAAGGATGAGGACATCCTGATAGTCACTCATGCCGGAGTGATCAGAGCTTTCATGCACTTACTCGAAGGCATCAGCATAGAAGAGGCATTCCAGACAACCATAGACTATGGGCAACTCATCACTTATCAAGACATTAATCTCTCCACTTTCAGCAAATAACAGGCAATGAAGAAACTCCGTCCTATAATGTTCGTAGGGACAGGCTCCGATGTCGGGAAGTCTGTCATCAATACGGGATTTTGCCGTATGTTCGTGCAAGATGGGTACAGTCCTGCACCATTCAAGGCGCAAAATATGTCCCTCAACAGCTATGCCACCATAGACAACCTCGAAATCGGTCGAGCACAAGCAGTCCAAGCCGAAGCGTGTAAGATACCTTGCTGTGTAGAGATGAACCCTGTCCTCCTTAAGCCGACAAACAACCTCACATCACAGGTGGTCCTCAACGGCAAACCTTCGGGCAACAAGTCAGCCTCAGAGTATTTCAATGAGACCGATAGGGATGCCCTGTTTGAAGAAGTGATCAAGTCCTACAATACGCTCAGCGAGAGGCATAATCCTATCGTTATAGAGGGAGCCGGAAGTATATCGGAAATCAATCTTTGGAAGAAAGACATCGTCAATATGCGTGTTGCCCTCAGAACCGGAGCTGCGACTTATCTTGTGGCAGACATCGACAGAGGGGGGGTCTTTGCGAGTGTGTATGGGACGATTGCACTGCTCCCAAAGGAGCAAAGAGAAGCCATCAAAGGGATCATCATCAACAAGTTCAGAGGAGACCTCAAACTGTTCGATGAGGGGCGAAAGATCATCGAAGATCTTACCGGTATTCCGGTCGTAGGTGTCGTCCCTTATGCCAAGGATATATTCATCGAGCAAGAGGATGGCGTCGCCATAGATCACAGTAGCAGAACCCCTGTCGCAGACAAGATAAACGTAGGTGTGGTACTTCTGAAGTATATGTCCAACTTCACGGACTTCAATATGCTTCAACAAACACCCGGCGTTCACCTCTACTATTCGGATGATCCGATGACTCTCTCACAAGCAGATATCATCATCATCCCGGGATCCAAGAACACGATATCAGATCTCATCGTCCTCAAAGAAAAAGGTATAGACTCGGTGCTCCGACAGCATATAGCATCAGAGAAATGTCTCTACGGGATATGCGGAGGCTATCAGATGATGGGCGAGAAAGTACTCGACCCACATGGTATAGAGGGCTCCATCTCCGAAGTCGACGGTCTTGGGATCATCCCGACAGTAACGGTACTTGAAAAGGGTAAGCAAACAAGTCAATGTACATTCAACTTTGTAAAAGGTAATGCACAAGGACAGGGTTATGAGATACATGCCGGCAAGACGACGACAACAACCCCTCGCCCTCTTTGCCTTCTGAGCAATGGAGAAGAAGATGGCTACTACCTCAACGACAAGGTATGGGGAAGTTATGTCCACGGTATATTTGACAATGCATCGGTGATTACCTCTGTCGTCAGACAGATCGATGCAACATTCACGTCGGGCATTGACTACAAAGCCAAAAAAGAAGAAGGATACGACCAGTTGGCACAACTCATTCGGGATCACATTGACATTGATTACGTTTATAAGACTTTGGAACTATGATTACGGGACATGGAGATGATGCTTACAACTACCCCGATGGGATCATAGGCGACTTTAGTTCGAATGTCCCCTACTCCCATCATGGCACCCTTGTGGCAGAGCATTTGTGCCGGGAGGTATCTCGTATTCACAACTACCCCGATCCACAAGCACGCCAACTCACACAAGCCCTTCGAGAGCATCATCACCTAAATGAGGGTACAGATATCTTGATCACCAATGGTTCGGCAGAGAGCTTTTATCTCCTTGCACATCTATTCTCGGGATCAAAGAGCATCATCACCTACCCTTCGTTTGCAGAATACGAAGATGCTTGCGCCTTGTACAAGCATGACATAACATACCTTGATCTAAAGGAGATCAACATCTCGTCTATTGCAGGTAGTAGGACTCTGTGGTTCGCCCTACCCAACAATCCCGATGGATACATCATGCCTATCGAAAAGATCAGAGCTTTGTGTGCCGAGCATCCGGATACTTTTATCATCATCGATAATGCCTACGGAGAGTTATGTCCGTCGTCTGCAGATCTCATCCCTCTACATAGCGAATTTCCCAACCTTATTTCAGTACACTCTCTGACCAAGACCTTTGCCATACCGGGTCTTCGACTGGGCTATACCATAGCATCTACAGAAGTCGTGTCGGCATTGCAGTCCTATCGCATCCCCTGGAGTGTCAATAGCCTCGCACTTAGTGCCGGCCTTTTCATTGTTCGCAATTATAACGGACTCCGCCCCGATGCTCACGCTCTCTGTGACGAGTCTGAACAACTGCAGCGAATGCTTGGTGAAATACAGGGTCTCGAAGTCTACCCCTCTCTGTGTAACTTCTTCCTCTGCAAGCTCCTGAAAGGTACTGCAGCGGACCTCAAGGAATATCTGGCAACTCAGCACAAACTACTGATACGAAACGCCGACAACTTCAGAGGACTCACAGCACAACACTTCCGAGTATCGGTGCAGGGGGATGATCTGAACAGTCTCCTCTGCCACGGTATAAAGATGTACTTACAAACGGTCTAAAGTATGGCATTCGACTTCGATCTACTGATCCCTCTATTCATCGGATTTACACTTGATAGCATCATAGGTGATCCCTATCGTCTCCCACACCCGATACGGGTATTTGGCAATCTCATAGCCTTCTGTGACAAGAAGTTCAACCAAGGGCTTCACAGGAAAGTCAAAGGGGTACTGGTCGCAACAGTACTTGTGCTTCTCACTTATGCAGTCTTTGCACTTATTGAATGGTCTTTAAGAGACTATGATATCCTGAGATGGACCGTTAATTCCGTATTTTTCTTCTACGGTATATGCAATAGAAGTCTTATCGATGAAGCTCTGAAAGTCGAGAAAGAAGTCAACAAAAAGGATATCACCTCCGCCCGGCGTCAAGTAGGCTACATTGTCGGACGGGATACATCCAACCTGTCTTTCCAACAGATACGTACAGCCACCCTTGAGACCCTTGCCGAAAATCTCAGCGACGGTGTGATCGCTCCACTCTTCTTCTATGCCATCGGTGGTGTACCTCTGATGATGGCGTACAAGATGATCAATACGCTCGACTCAATGATCGGTTATAAGAATGACAAATACAGAGACTTTGGCTGGTTTGCGGCGAAAATACTTGACGATACCGCCAATTACCTTCCTGCACGCATCACCGCCCTGCTGATGGTGTCCATCCCTCCGAGTGCGAGGGGATTTCGATCGATCAAGCGGTACGCCCGTCACCACTCAAGCCCCAACTCTGGTTATCCCGAATCAGCCCTGGCCGGGATACTTGATTGTCAGTTCGGTGGACCCAACATCTATCACGGAAAACTGGTCGAGAAGCCGTATATAGGCGATAGCCCAAGAGAATTGACACATACGG
This is a stretch of genomic DNA from Porphyromonas cangingivalis. It encodes these proteins:
- the prfA gene encoding peptide chain release factor 1, which translates into the protein MAEGLDILKRTEGLKERFAEVTTMISDPDVISDRARFEKLSREYKDLEAIVVTTDRYRSLLDQLQENRELLSSEKDEDMVGFIKEEISSIEDEIPHLEEEIKLLLVPKDPEDSKNTIIEIRGGTGGDEAALFAGDLYKMYVRYCESRGWRCTTTSMSEGTLGGFKEIVFTVEGEGVYGTLKYESGVHRVQRVPQTETQGRVHTSAATVAVLPEADEFEVDIKESDIRIDLFCSSGAGGQSVNTTYSAVRLVHIPTGIVVQSQDERSQLKNKAKAMTELRTRIYNLEHQKYLDEIASKRKTMVSTGDRSAKIRTYNYPQGRVTDHRINLTLYQLSDIIGGNIQPLIDALTVAENAERLKSAEL
- the cobU gene encoding bifunctional adenosylcobinamide kinase/adenosylcobinamide-phosphate guanylyltransferase translates to MHKIIFVTGGQRSGKSAFAQNLAESLSAHRIYLATARHWDADFDKRIRLHQEARGSGWETLEEEKYLSRNDLSGKVVLLDCITLWLTNIYHDNEYKMQPTLSEAKEEWNKFIEQDFTLIVVSNEIGMGLHPIDESTRHFADIHGWINQHVASSADEVYLTVSGIPVKIK
- the cobT gene encoding nicotinate-nucleotide--dimethylbenzimidazole phosphoribosyltransferase, with the translated sequence MKTFDEQLWEKINTRTKPLGSLGKLEQIAFKIGKIQQTLSPGLRNPAMLVFAADHGIADEGVSPCPKEITWQMVQNFVNGGAGISVFCKQHNIHLRVIDGGVDYDFPEELNVESCKLARGTRNMRYEPAMTIELCQTAMNKGAEYVRQEYERGCNVIGFGEMGIGNTSPASLLLHKFVGTPLDVAVGRGAGLTDDGLKHKYNILKEVSEKYNPQTPLETLATFGGIEIAMICGAVLEAKRLNMLIIADGFITSSGFLAAYEMQPDILDNVIFSHASKEPGHKSMVEYMKGDPILHLDLRLGEGTGVAIAYPIIQSALVFLNEMASFDETGVFEVEKHR
- the cobS gene encoding adenosylcobinamide-GDP ribazoletransferase, translated to MRKAPKYLLVGRNQLNLLRHAFLFYSRIPIGKVDYSDENLIKAFRYFPLVGIVVGGISALVYVLSDLVLPQYVSILFGIIAGVVMTGALHEDGLSDFFDAFGGAHDKEKALEIMKDSHIGAYGVLSLIMIFLTKYSLLLSIPSTYIPWIFIASGASARLMSIITSRLSTYARNENQRSKSLHLRIGIDNVTTAIATLFAIAPLALLPWQVSAVAVPIYTIILFVMKWYTERRIGGYTGDTLGALEQFCEVAFYLSASVTLGIFP
- a CDS encoding histidine phosphatase family protein, coding for MDVALRTSYTEEWAEISSRLGKGLFTKVYSSPLSRCKLLADHLSPEVIEDSRLIELNFGVWEGWTWDQIFETKEGKEWFDDYINTSTPDGESYKALVERVRDFIADLPRKDEDILIVTHAGVIRAFMHLLEGISIEEAFQTTIDYGQLITYQDINLSTFSK
- a CDS encoding cobyric acid synthase, whose amino-acid sequence is MKKLRPIMFVGTGSDVGKSVINTGFCRMFVQDGYSPAPFKAQNMSLNSYATIDNLEIGRAQAVQAEACKIPCCVEMNPVLLKPTNNLTSQVVLNGKPSGNKSASEYFNETDRDALFEEVIKSYNTLSERHNPIVIEGAGSISEINLWKKDIVNMRVALRTGAATYLVADIDRGGVFASVYGTIALLPKEQREAIKGIIINKFRGDLKLFDEGRKIIEDLTGIPVVGVVPYAKDIFIEQEDGVAIDHSSRTPVADKINVGVVLLKYMSNFTDFNMLQQTPGVHLYYSDDPMTLSQADIIIIPGSKNTISDLIVLKEKGIDSVLRQHIASEKCLYGICGGYQMMGEKVLDPHGIEGSISEVDGLGIIPTVTVLEKGKQTSQCTFNFVKGNAQGQGYEIHAGKTTTTTPRPLCLLSNGEEDGYYLNDKVWGSYVHGIFDNASVITSVVRQIDATFTSGIDYKAKKEEGYDQLAQLIRDHIDIDYVYKTLEL
- a CDS encoding pyridoxal phosphate-dependent aminotransferase; protein product: MITGHGDDAYNYPDGIIGDFSSNVPYSHHGTLVAEHLCREVSRIHNYPDPQARQLTQALREHHHLNEGTDILITNGSAESFYLLAHLFSGSKSIITYPSFAEYEDACALYKHDITYLDLKEINISSIAGSRTLWFALPNNPDGYIMPIEKIRALCAEHPDTFIIIDNAYGELCPSSADLIPLHSEFPNLISVHSLTKTFAIPGLRLGYTIASTEVVSALQSYRIPWSVNSLALSAGLFIVRNYNGLRPDAHALCDESEQLQRMLGEIQGLEVYPSLCNFFLCKLLKGTAADLKEYLATQHKLLIRNADNFRGLTAQHFRVSVQGDDLNSLLCHGIKMYLQTV
- the cbiB gene encoding adenosylcobinamide-phosphate synthase CbiB, whose product is MAFDFDLLIPLFIGFTLDSIIGDPYRLPHPIRVFGNLIAFCDKKFNQGLHRKVKGVLVATVLVLLTYAVFALIEWSLRDYDILRWTVNSVFFFYGICNRSLIDEALKVEKEVNKKDITSARRQVGYIVGRDTSNLSFQQIRTATLETLAENLSDGVIAPLFFYAIGGVPLMMAYKMINTLDSMIGYKNDKYRDFGWFAAKILDDTANYLPARITALLMVSIPPSARGFRSIKRYARHHSSPNSGYPESALAGILDCQFGGPNIYHGKLVEKPYIGDSPRELTHTDLIKSCIINARTTVIMILLISLLSITISNLPLSLQ